The Croceicoccus marinus genome contains a region encoding:
- a CDS encoding S8 family peptidase, translated as MDTGRPARCRAAYMLAALSALAMLSACGGGGGSGGGPISTPTPAPAPQPAPTPDIDFDTAEFRRSDGPALHDAVAAWQDGATGRGVGIAIIDTGIDPDNPEFAGRISSASRDVAGDRGIDSPDGHGTQVALVAAAARNDRGVMGMAYDATIIAFRADLPGTCQGFDPVNPVTGCSFNDSDIARGVNLAVSAGARVINISLGGSNPSSVLRSALASAAEAGAVIVVSAGNDGEGGDLSIDPENPDPFAIGTLRAGGANVIIAGSVDAEAQISSFSNKAGRYAASFLAAQGEDVCCVYQDGQIYTETRDGTDFVYVVNGTSFAAPQIAGAAALLAQAFPNLSGAEIVSLLLDNARDAGERGTDAIYGRGVLDIGAAFAPSGTTTLAGHGTALSLATAAGSVSPAMGDAGQQGTTGAILLDGYGRAYSVDLAGRLRSAAPRRDFARSLMGSARGASLQAGGLGASFAVADGIHGGPGGGPPQLRSEDAAQAQLLAARISARIAPGTEVAFGFRQGASGLEASLRGADRPAFMVAQEPGTDLGFAAMNAGSMAIRREMGGWGLTLSGEAGAVWNERLDDELAILPARRNRLARYGVSADARKGAIDASLGASWLHEDTTLLGGSFQSALVGRGGADSMFLDLAAGWDASPGWRFGLSVRQGLTRPIAGGLMTDAALLHTSGWSIDAARSGIFTRQDRLALRVSQPLRVESGALALNLPVAYDYASESATMGISRLSLSPTGREIATELSWEGPVWGGTAAASLFMRRDPGHVASASADMGAGLRWSRAF; from the coding sequence ATGGATACCGGACGACCCGCGCGCTGCAGAGCGGCATACATGCTGGCGGCGCTGTCCGCACTGGCGATGCTGTCGGCCTGCGGCGGTGGCGGCGGTTCAGGCGGTGGTCCGATCTCGACGCCGACCCCGGCGCCTGCCCCGCAGCCCGCGCCAACGCCCGACATCGATTTCGATACGGCCGAATTCCGCCGCTCCGACGGGCCTGCGCTGCACGATGCGGTGGCCGCCTGGCAGGACGGTGCGACGGGCAGGGGCGTGGGCATCGCCATCATCGACACCGGCATCGATCCCGACAACCCGGAATTCGCGGGCCGCATTTCCAGCGCCTCGCGCGACGTGGCGGGGGACCGCGGCATCGATTCGCCCGACGGCCACGGCACGCAGGTCGCGCTGGTGGCGGCTGCGGCGCGCAACGACCGCGGCGTGATGGGCATGGCCTATGACGCAACCATCATCGCCTTTCGCGCCGATCTTCCCGGCACGTGCCAGGGGTTCGATCCCGTCAACCCGGTCACCGGCTGCAGCTTCAACGATAGCGACATCGCCCGCGGCGTGAACCTGGCGGTGTCCGCGGGCGCGCGGGTGATCAATATCTCGCTGGGCGGCTCCAACCCGTCCAGCGTGCTGCGCAGCGCGCTGGCCTCCGCCGCCGAGGCGGGGGCGGTGATCGTCGTGTCCGCTGGCAATGACGGAGAAGGCGGCGACCTGTCGATCGATCCGGAAAATCCCGATCCCTTCGCCATCGGCACGCTGCGCGCGGGCGGCGCCAATGTGATCATCGCCGGTTCGGTCGATGCCGAGGCGCAGATATCCTCGTTCAGCAACAAGGCGGGACGGTACGCCGCCTCGTTCCTGGCCGCGCAGGGCGAGGATGTGTGCTGCGTCTACCAGGACGGCCAAATCTATACCGAGACGCGGGACGGCACCGATTTCGTCTATGTCGTCAACGGAACCAGTTTCGCAGCGCCGCAGATTGCCGGCGCGGCGGCGCTGCTGGCGCAGGCGTTCCCCAATCTCAGCGGGGCCGAGATCGTCAGCCTGCTGCTGGACAACGCCCGCGATGCCGGAGAGCGCGGGACCGATGCGATCTACGGACGCGGCGTGCTGGACATCGGCGCGGCCTTCGCGCCAAGCGGGACGACCACGCTGGCCGGGCATGGCACGGCGCTGTCGCTGGCGACCGCCGCGGGCAGCGTCAGCCCCGCGATGGGGGACGCGGGACAGCAGGGCACGACCGGCGCGATCCTGCTCGACGGCTATGGGCGTGCCTATTCGGTCGATCTTGCCGGGCGGCTGCGCAGCGCCGCACCGCGCCGCGATTTCGCACGCTCGCTGATGGGCAGCGCGCGGGGTGCCAGCCTGCAGGCGGGCGGCCTGGGCGCATCCTTCGCGGTGGCCGATGGCATTCATGGCGGGCCGGGCGGCGGCCCCCCCCAGCTGCGCAGCGAGGATGCGGCGCAGGCACAGCTTCTCGCCGCGCGGATCAGCGCGCGGATCGCACCGGGGACCGAGGTCGCCTTCGGCTTCCGCCAGGGCGCGAGCGGGCTTGAGGCGAGCCTGCGCGGTGCGGATCGCCCGGCCTTTATGGTCGCGCAGGAACCGGGCACGGACCTGGGCTTCGCCGCGATGAACGCGGGTTCGATGGCGATACGCCGCGAGATGGGCGGCTGGGGCCTGACCCTGTCGGGAGAGGCTGGCGCGGTCTGGAACGAGCGGCTGGACGACGAGCTGGCGATCCTTCCGGCGCGGCGGAACCGACTGGCTCGCTACGGCGTGTCTGCCGATGCGCGAAAGGGCGCGATCGACGCATCGCTGGGCGCGTCCTGGCTGCACGAGGATACAACCCTGCTCGGCGGCAGCTTTCAAAGCGCGCTGGTGGGCCGGGGCGGCGCGGACAGCATGTTCCTCGATCTGGCGGCGGGCTGGGATGCCTCGCCCGGCTGGCGTTTCGGCCTGTCGGTGCGGCAGGGCCTGACGCGGCCCATCGCGGGCGGGCTGATGACCGATGCCGCGCTGCTGCACACCTCAGGCTGGAGCATCGATGCGGCACGCAGCGGCATCTTCACCCGGCAGGACAGGCTGGCCCTGCGCGTGTCGCAGCCGCTGCGGGTCGAATCGGGCGCGCTCGCGCTGAACCTGCCCGTCGCCTACGACTATGCCAGCGAAAGCGCGACCATGGGAATCTCGCGACTGTCGCTCAGCCCCACGGGGCGCGAGATCGCGACCGAATTGTCATGGGAGGGGCCGGTGTGGGGCGGAACAGCGGCGGCCAGCCTGTTCATGCGCCGCGACCCGGGCCACGTCGCGTCCGCCAGCGCGGACATGGGCGCGGGCCTGCGCTGGAGCCGCGCGTTCTAG